Within Catenulispora sp. GP43, the genomic segment GCGGTGGCGCAACTGTCGAGGACGTCGAACCTTTCGAACGCCTCGCAGATCGTCGTGACCCCGAACGAGTACGCGAAGGACGTCATCGCCAGCCTGATCGACAAGCGCAAGTGGAGGCAGGCCGACTTCGACACGGCCGTCGCGGACAACACGATCGGGCTGCCGGCGTGGTCTGTCGACTCGACCACCCACAAGTTCACGGTCGAGGGGATGCTGGAGCCGGGCACGTACACGATCGCCGCCTCCGACACCCCGCAGAGCATCCTGCGGCAGATGGTCGCCAACCGGATGGACTTCCTGAAGAGCATCAATTTCGTGATGCAGGCCGGGTTCTTGGACTGCGGCACCGCCAAGTGCACGCCGGAGCAGGTCCTGACCGTCGCCTCGATCGCCCAGGGCGAGCTCCCGAACCCCATCCTGCCCGACGGCGCGCACGTGGCCGAGGGCGTGTACTCGCGCCTGAAGGCCGACGACTACTTGGGAATCGACTCCACGGCGCTGTACTACATCGGCCATCTCCCGGCCGGCCAGCTCCCGACCGCGAAGCAGGTGCAGGACCCGAACAACCCGTACTCGACCTACGCGCCGCACCACGGCCTGCCTCCGACGCCGGTGGCCGTCACCTCGGACGCCATGATCGAGGCGGCTCTGGCGCCGTCGCACGATGGCGTCTACTACTGGTGCTCAACTCACAACGGTACCGAGTTCTTCACGAAGAGCCAGCAGGCGGAGCACGACAAGGACTGCTCTACGCGGTAGAAATCAGTTATCTGATTCGCCGAGCCCGGACTCCCCTCGCGTCCGTCCGGGCTCGGCGGTCGCATACCCTGGAGTTGAGCTCTAGGTAGCTGATTCATCACTTTGGGTTATTGACGGCGTGGTACGGCGTCCCTACGTTTTCGCTTATGCCCATTCCCACTGAGCCGATCGGCAGTATTCCGCGCTCCGCCGAACTCCTGGCCGCCATGTCAGCCCACGAAGACGGAAGGCTGGACGCGCAGGGCCTGGCCGAGGCCGTCGACCAGGCGGTCGCCGTCACCATCAAGACCCTGGAGGCCGCCGGATCGCCGGTGGTCACCGACGGCGAGCAGGGGAAGCCGAGCTTCGCCACCTATCCGATCGCCGGGTTCGACCATCTGAGCCCGGATGGTGTCGTCATCCCCTTCGCCGACGGCCACCAGCGGCAGCTGCCGCACCTGACCTCCGGACCGTTCCGCTACCAGCAGCACGCCGCCGGCTACCTGAAGCAGGCGCTGAAGCACGCCGGCGTCCCGGTCAAGCAGGCCGTGATCGCCCCCTCGGCGCTGAGCCTGCTCTACCCGGCCCAGGGGATCGACGGCTATCCGCGCGAGCAGTTTCTCGCCGACCTCGTTGACCAGGCCGAGGCCGACATCCGCGGCTGTTTGGACGCCGGCGCGCACAGCGTGCAGCTCGACTTCACCGAGGGCCGGCTCTCGCTCAAGCTCGACCCCAGCGGGGGAGTGCTGGAGGACTTCATCGCGCTCAACAACCGCGTGCTCGACCGGTTCAGCGACGCCGAGCGGGCCAAGATCGGCGTCCACACCTGCCCCGGCGGCGACCAGGACTCCACGCACAGCCTCGACGTCGACTACGCCGGGCTCCTGCCCCAGCTGTTCCGTCTCAACGCCGGCTCGTTCTACATCCAGCTGGCCAGCGAGGCCGATCCCGACCGGGTGCTGGCCACGGTCGCCGAGCACCTGCCGGAGCAGGCCCGCGTGTTCGTGGGCGTCACCGACCCGATCGACCCCCGGGTGGAGACGCCGGAGGAGGTCAGGGACCGGATTCTCACCGCCGCACGGCACATCCCGGCCGACCGCCTGGGCACCTGCGACGACTGCGGCTTCTCGCCGTTCGCCGACGACACCTCCACGTCCCGGCAGACCGCCTTCGCGAAGGTCCGCGCCCGCGTCGACGGCACCGCGCTGGCCGCCGAGCAGTTGGGGGTGTAGCGGTGCCGCACATAGACCTGGGCAACGACGAGCCGGGCATCCGGTCGCTGTTCTACTATCGGCCGGAGACCGCCGCGCCGTTGAGCGAACTGGCCGAGATCCTGTTGCGCGGCCCCAACTCCCTGGAGCGCTGGGAACGCGAACTGATCGCCACGCACGTCTCCACGCTTAACGAATGCAAGTTCTGCTCCTCCAGCCACGCCGCCTTCACCGCGGCCCAACTCCCCGAGGGCCTGGACCTGCCGACCATCCGCGCCGACCTCGACGCGGCCCCGATCAGCGACAAACTCAAAGCCCTGCTGGACATCGCGGCCGCGGTCCAGCGGAGCGGGCGCGAGGTCACCTCCGACCTGGTGGAGCGCGCTCGCGCCGCCGGGGCCGGCGACGAGGAGATTCACGACACTGTGCTGATCGCCGCCGCGTTCTGTATGTACAACCGCTACGTCGACGGTTTGGCGACGGTCGCCCCGGACGATCCGGAAGGGTACGCCGCCGGGGCCACAGTGATCGCGGCCCAGGGATACCTGCCCACGATCGACGCCGCCCGGGCCCACCGGGAGAAGGCAGCGACGCGCTGAACGACGGACGCGGGGGGGGGGGGGGGGGGGGGGGGGGGGGGGGGGCGGCGCCCCCCCCGGCCGGGGGGGGGGCCCCCCCCCCCCCGCCCGCCGCGCCCCCGCCCGGCCGGGCGCGGGCGCGGGCCCCGCGAGGGGGGGGGGGGGGGGGGGGGGCCCCCCCCCCCCCCCCCCCCCCGGGGGGGGGGGCCCCCCCCCACCCCCCCCCCCCCCCCGCCGCGTGGTGCCGTCTGAAGAATGGTCGCCTGTTACTCAGGAAGCTGACGGACCTCCAGCGCCGTGCGCAGCGCATGCGACTCCT encodes:
- a CDS encoding carboxymuconolactone decarboxylase family protein encodes the protein MPHIDLGNDEPGIRSLFYYRPETAAPLSELAEILLRGPNSLERWERELIATHVSTLNECKFCSSSHAAFTAAQLPEGLDLPTIRADLDAAPISDKLKALLDIAAAVQRSGREVTSDLVERARAAGAGDEEIHDTVLIAAAFCMYNRYVDGLATVAPDDPEGYAAGATVIAAQGYLPTIDAARAHREKAATR
- a CDS encoding cobalamin-independent methionine synthase II family protein: MPIPTEPIGSIPRSAELLAAMSAHEDGRLDAQGLAEAVDQAVAVTIKTLEAAGSPVVTDGEQGKPSFATYPIAGFDHLSPDGVVIPFADGHQRQLPHLTSGPFRYQQHAAGYLKQALKHAGVPVKQAVIAPSALSLLYPAQGIDGYPREQFLADLVDQAEADIRGCLDAGAHSVQLDFTEGRLSLKLDPSGGVLEDFIALNNRVLDRFSDAERAKIGVHTCPGGDQDSTHSLDVDYAGLLPQLFRLNAGSFYIQLASEADPDRVLATVAEHLPEQARVFVGVTDPIDPRVETPEEVRDRILTAARHIPADRLGTCDDCGFSPFADDTSTSRQTAFAKVRARVDGTALAAEQLGV
- the mltG gene encoding endolytic transglycosylase MltG; protein product: MIDEEPGGLGGFEEEVSSMLHNRAARYPDHTDPVGITKRHLKAARQRRWTVLGASTALAVTGGAVFGLYPGNSPSQGVGVGVSAVKTPGAGHTTGTGDTSAIDYTAGNDCPSNEKVPVDVPHGATSQQIADALVNAGVVKSAQAYLDAVKQDQNWTDIPPGTYVICPRMSGSNAVAQLSRTSNLSNASQIVVTPNEYAKDVIASLIDKRKWRQADFDTAVADNTIGLPAWSVDSTTHKFTVEGMLEPGTYTIAASDTPQSILRQMVANRMDFLKSINFVMQAGFLDCGTAKCTPEQVLTVASIAQGELPNPILPDGAHVAEGVYSRLKADDYLGIDSTALYYIGHLPAGQLPTAKQVQDPNNPYSTYAPHHGLPPTPVAVTSDAMIEAALAPSHDGVYYWCSTHNGTEFFTKSQQAEHDKDCSTR